One window from the genome of Chloroflexota bacterium encodes:
- a CDS encoding type III pantothenate kinase — MLLAIDIGNTNIVLGVYEGSELLAHWRIATEVHKLADEYAMLLGDLFAYAGLDMKAVNAVVVSSVVPPLTTTFHDLSQRYLGVGPLVVGPGIKTGVRIVSENPKEVGADRIVNALAAHRLYGGPAIIIDFGTATTFDAISRQGDYLGGAIAPGITISSESLFLHTAKLPRVELVRPKTAIGRNTVASMQSGIIFGYVGLVEGLIYRFRQELGECRVIATGGLAEIIAKETPLIQIVDPLLTLEGMRLIYEFNKESDDADQ; from the coding sequence ATGCTCTTGGCTATTGACATAGGTAATACGAACATTGTCTTGGGCGTATACGAAGGCAGTGAGCTGCTAGCCCATTGGCGGATAGCCACTGAAGTGCATAAATTGGCCGATGAATACGCTATGCTTTTAGGGGACCTCTTCGCCTATGCTGGACTGGATATGAAGGCGGTGAACGCCGTCGTCGTTTCCAGCGTAGTACCACCCTTAACCACCACCTTTCATGACCTCTCCCAACGCTACTTGGGTGTAGGGCCGCTTGTAGTCGGTCCGGGTATTAAGACTGGTGTGCGGATCGTCTCTGAAAACCCCAAGGAGGTCGGCGCTGATCGCATCGTCAATGCCCTTGCGGCCCATAGGTTATATGGTGGTCCAGCCATAATCATCGATTTTGGTACAGCTACTACCTTCGATGCCATATCCAGGCAAGGAGATTATCTTGGTGGAGCCATCGCCCCAGGGATCACCATCTCTTCGGAATCTCTTTTTCTCCACACAGCCAAACTGCCACGCGTGGAACTGGTACGGCCGAAGACGGCGATCGGTCGTAACACTGTTGCCAGCATGCAGTCGGGCATCATTTTCGGTTATGTTGGTCTTGTCGAGGGACTAATTTACCGCTTCCGACAGGAATTGGGGGAATGCCGTGTTATCGCCACCGGGGGACTAGCAGAGATAATCGCCAAAGAAACACCGCTGATCCAGATCGTCGATCCCCTCCTGACCCTGGAGGGGATGCGTCTAATCTACGAGTTTAACAAGGAGAGCGATGATGCTGACCAGTAA
- the coaBC gene encoding bifunctional phosphopantothenoylcysteine decarboxylase/phosphopantothenate--cysteine ligase CoaBC, producing MLTSKNIILGVTGGIAAYKAAELASMLTQAGAMVDVIMTEAATRFITPLTFQTLTRRPVIIEMFRLLEETKIAHVSLAERADLIAIVPATANTIAKIACGLADDMLSATILATQAPVVIAPAMNDGMYSNPITQENLARLRARGMTIVEPVYGRLASGRIGKGRLAKPHAIFGTIRQVLGQHGQLAGKRAVITAGGTQEPIDPVRFISNRSSGKMGYALAEALRDRGAKVTLISAPTALPVPVGVELVQVTTALEMKSAVEEALSAADILIMAAAVADYRPERSAPQKMKRVGHEITLKLVENPDILAGAADKPVFKVGFAAESENLIANAREKLIRKRLNLVVANDISSGEGGFGSDFNKVTLVEPGDGLTELPLLPKSEVAEKIVDKIVAMIGLA from the coding sequence ATGCTGACCAGTAAGAATATCATCTTAGGGGTAACAGGGGGCATTGCCGCCTATAAGGCGGCCGAATTGGCCAGCATGCTGACCCAAGCCGGAGCGATGGTCGATGTGATCATGACCGAGGCGGCAACACGATTTATCACTCCCCTCACCTTTCAAACGCTTACACGCCGCCCAGTCATCATTGAGATGTTTCGTCTCCTTGAAGAGACCAAAATCGCCCATGTCTCCCTTGCTGAACGAGCTGATTTGATCGCTATTGTTCCAGCCACAGCTAATACCATCGCGAAGATCGCCTGTGGCCTGGCCGATGATATGCTTTCAGCTACTATTCTAGCCACGCAAGCACCGGTGGTTATTGCCCCAGCGATGAACGATGGAATGTATAGCAATCCAATCACTCAAGAGAACTTAGCCAGGTTGCGCGCCCGTGGAATGACGATCGTTGAACCTGTTTATGGACGCCTGGCCTCTGGACGAATAGGCAAAGGACGACTAGCCAAGCCCCATGCTATCTTCGGCACAATCAGACAGGTCCTGGGGCAGCATGGTCAGCTGGCTGGTAAAAGAGCGGTAATAACGGCGGGAGGAACGCAGGAACCCATCGATCCGGTGCGTTTCATCAGCAATCGCTCCTCAGGCAAGATGGGTTATGCCCTGGCTGAAGCGCTACGTGATCGAGGGGCCAAGGTGACCCTTATTTCAGCGCCTACGGCGCTGCCGGTGCCAGTAGGTGTCGAACTCGTCCAAGTCACGACCGCTCTTGAGATGAAGTCCGCCGTGGAGGAAGCCTTGAGCGCGGCTGATATTTTAATTATGGCTGCGGCTGTTGCCGATTATCGCCCTGAACGGTCAGCTCCCCAAAAAATGAAGAGGGTAGGCCACGAGATCACCCTGAAATTGGTTGAAAATCCCGATATTTTAGCTGGAGCGGCCGATAAACCAGTCTTTAAGGTCGGGTTTGCCGCCGAAAGCGAAAACCTGATCGCTAACGCCAGAGAAAAGTTAATCAGAAAACGCCTAAATCTTGTTGTGGCTAACGACATCTCCTCTGGAGAGGGAGGCTTTGGCAGCGATTTCAACAAGGTGACCCTTGTTGAGCCCGGCGATGGCTTGACCGAGCTACCACTTCTACCAAAGAGTGAAGTGGCAGAAAAGATCGTCGATAAGATTGTTGCAATGATTGGCCTCGCCTGA